In Deinococcus sedimenti, a single genomic region encodes these proteins:
- a CDS encoding MraY family glycosyltransferase, protein MESLRTLAAQLGIADLTGSGFLSVLITFVSAGVFTWFFIPRLRDFAIQVGWADQPNERRLNKEPLPNAGGLAIYGGFIVSIILAWALRPIAVDIVNIQVLAILLGASMLVLVGFIDDQYGLSPVTRLLVQTFAAILLLVNDLRIDLNAIPFIPVLPDAINQPLSTVVTILWVVALTNAVNLLDGVDGVVGGVAFVASFVLLATAAQFPDRAAAVVLLAGLSGAALGYLRHNFNPSRIIMGDAGSTLFGYTLAAVSLLGTLKFSAGASLIVPLIVLALPLLDTTQVVIGRLARGIRNPLRHPDKTHIHHRVLARTSSARRTAVILWLVALACGAVGMSLQGLRFQAILGTIVTAMLCLIFVAYRRVRARNLEMAQTGQGDE, encoded by the coding sequence ATGGAGTCACTCCGCACACTTGCCGCCCAGCTGGGCATCGCCGACCTGACCGGAAGCGGCTTCCTCAGCGTCCTGATCACCTTCGTCAGCGCCGGGGTGTTCACCTGGTTCTTCATTCCGCGCCTGCGTGACTTCGCCATCCAGGTCGGCTGGGCCGATCAGCCCAACGAACGCCGCCTGAACAAGGAACCCCTCCCGAACGCCGGGGGGCTGGCCATCTACGGCGGATTCATCGTCAGCATCATCCTCGCGTGGGCGCTGCGTCCCATCGCGGTGGATATCGTGAACATTCAGGTGCTGGCCATCCTGCTGGGCGCGTCCATGCTGGTCCTCGTCGGGTTCATCGACGACCAGTACGGCCTCTCGCCCGTCACGCGCCTGCTCGTCCAGACGTTCGCGGCCATCCTGCTCCTCGTCAACGACCTGCGCATCGATCTGAACGCCATCCCCTTCATCCCGGTGCTGCCCGACGCGATCAACCAGCCGCTGAGCACCGTCGTCACCATCCTGTGGGTCGTGGCCCTCACGAACGCCGTGAACCTGCTCGACGGTGTCGACGGCGTCGTGGGGGGCGTAGCCTTCGTGGCCAGTTTCGTGCTGCTCGCGACCGCCGCGCAGTTCCCGGACCGCGCCGCTGCCGTCGTCCTACTCGCCGGACTGTCCGGCGCGGCCCTGGGCTACCTGCGGCACAACTTCAACCCCAGCCGCATCATCATGGGCGACGCCGGCAGCACCCTGTTCGGCTACACCCTGGCGGCCGTCAGCCTGCTCGGTACCCTGAAGTTCAGTGCCGGGGCCAGCCTGATCGTGCCGCTGATCGTGCTGGCCCTCCCGCTGCTCGACACGACCCAGGTCGTCATCGGGCGGCTGGCGCGCGGTATCCGCAACCCGCTGCGCCACCCGGACAAGACCCACATCCACCACCGCGTCCTGGCGCGCACCAGCAGCGCCCGCCGCACCGCCGTGATCCTGTGGCTGGTCGCGCTGGCCTGCGGCGCGGTCGGCATGAGCCTCCAGGGCCTGCGCTTCCAGGCGATCCTGGGGACGATCGTGACCGCCATGCTGTGCCTGATCTTCGTCGCGTACCGCCGCGTGCGCGCCCGCAACCTCGAAATGGCCCAGACCGGGCAGGGAGACGAATGA
- the glgC gene encoding glucose-1-phosphate adenylyltransferase, with the protein MKPRVLGMILAGGQGSRLAPLTQKRSKPAVPFGSKYRIIDFAINNFINSGVFSIYVLTQYKAQSLTEHIQRGWRFGTFLSDYFITLVPAQMYRIEELGPVWYRGTADAVYQNMHLIDNYEADYVAIFSGDHIYKMNVEHMLQKHIETRADVTIAAYPMPQAQAHQFGVMHVDHNWRVTDFLEKPKNPPSIPGQEGVSLTSMGNYIFSRRALEELLETNMGGGEIGFDFGGDVIPRALSDGYNVMAYDFHRNPIPGQTAPNTYWRDVGTLDAYFEASMDLVSVNPEFDIYNELWPLRTSSEFSPPAKFVHESDGRKGQAFNSIMAGGAIISGGTVRDSLLGRGVRTHSYSLVESCVLFDDVEVGRHAHIRNCIVDKNVIIPPGTKIGVDVEEDRARGFTVTDNGVVVVPKSYSF; encoded by the coding sequence ATGAAACCACGCGTTCTGGGAATGATCCTCGCGGGCGGGCAGGGCAGTCGCCTGGCCCCGCTGACGCAGAAGCGCAGCAAACCGGCCGTGCCGTTCGGCAGCAAGTACCGCATCATCGACTTCGCCATCAACAACTTCATCAACAGCGGCGTGTTCTCCATCTACGTCCTCACGCAGTACAAGGCGCAGAGCCTCACCGAGCACATTCAGCGCGGCTGGCGCTTCGGGACGTTCCTCAGCGACTACTTCATCACGCTGGTGCCCGCGCAGATGTACCGCATCGAGGAACTCGGACCCGTCTGGTACCGCGGCACCGCCGACGCCGTGTACCAGAACATGCACCTCATCGACAACTACGAGGCGGACTACGTCGCGATCTTCAGCGGCGACCACATCTACAAGATGAACGTCGAGCACATGCTGCAGAAGCACATCGAGACCCGCGCGGACGTGACCATCGCCGCGTACCCGATGCCGCAGGCGCAGGCGCACCAGTTCGGCGTGATGCACGTCGACCACAACTGGCGCGTCACGGACTTCCTGGAAAAACCCAAGAACCCACCCAGCATCCCCGGCCAGGAGGGCGTGAGCCTGACCAGCATGGGGAACTACATCTTCTCCCGCCGCGCGCTGGAGGAACTGCTCGAGACGAACATGGGCGGCGGCGAGATCGGCTTCGACTTCGGCGGGGACGTCATCCCCCGCGCCCTGAGCGACGGGTACAACGTCATGGCGTACGACTTCCACCGGAACCCCATCCCCGGCCAGACCGCCCCGAACACCTACTGGCGCGACGTCGGGACGCTCGACGCCTACTTCGAGGCCAGCATGGACCTCGTGAGCGTCAACCCCGAGTTCGACATCTACAACGAGTTGTGGCCGCTGCGCACCAGCAGCGAGTTCTCCCCGCCCGCCAAGTTCGTCCACGAGAGCGACGGCCGCAAGGGGCAGGCGTTCAACTCCATCATGGCCGGGGGCGCCATCATCAGCGGCGGCACCGTCCGCGACAGCCTGCTGGGCCGCGGCGTCCGCACCCACTCGTACTCCCTGGTGGAAAGCTGCGTGCTGTTCGACGACGTCGAGGTCGGCCGCCACGCCCACATCCGCAACTGCATCGTCGACAAGAACGTGATCATTCCGCCCGGCACGAAGATCGGTGTGGACGTCGAGGAGGACCGCGCGCGCGGCTTCACCGTCACGGACAACGGCGTGGTCGTGGTGCCCAAGAGCTACTCGTTCTGA
- the miaA gene encoding tRNA (adenosine(37)-N6)-dimethylallyltransferase MiaA encodes MPSDPLPPVIPILTAPTAAGKSALVLAAAQEVGAEIVSADAFTVYRGLDIGTAKPGPADRASVPHHLIDVADVHESFDVARFVSLAETAIRDVLARGRVPVVVGGTGFYLQGLMRGLPLTPPSDPQVRAQVEHDLAARGLDALLADIAAADPAEAARMERNPRRVVRAVEVHRRTGRYPGAFGRSEPAFRYQPIAFTRPPDDLEARMHGRVLAMFQAGWADEAAWLAGQVDPEGPPRPTVWQALGYREALAVARGTLSVPQAAAQITLATRQYARRQLTFTRTQLGAPLLSSDEARRHLGAALAR; translated from the coding sequence GTGCCGTCCGACCCGCTCCCTCCCGTTATCCCGATCCTGACCGCGCCGACCGCTGCCGGGAAATCCGCCCTGGTGCTGGCCGCCGCCCAGGAAGTCGGGGCGGAGATCGTCAGCGCGGACGCCTTCACCGTGTACCGCGGACTGGACATCGGCACGGCCAAGCCCGGCCCCGCCGACCGGGCCAGCGTGCCGCACCACCTGATCGACGTGGCGGACGTGCACGAGTCGTTCGACGTGGCGCGCTTCGTCTCACTGGCCGAGACTGCCATCCGGGACGTGCTGGCGCGGGGCCGGGTGCCGGTCGTCGTGGGCGGCACCGGCTTCTACCTGCAGGGCCTCATGCGCGGCCTGCCCCTGACCCCGCCCAGCGACCCCCAGGTGCGCGCGCAGGTCGAGCACGACTTGGCGGCGCGCGGCCTGGACGCCCTGCTGGCCGACATCGCTGCGGCCGATCCCGCCGAGGCGGCCCGCATGGAGCGCAACCCGCGCCGCGTGGTCCGCGCTGTGGAGGTCCACCGCCGCACCGGCCGGTACCCCGGCGCGTTCGGCCGCAGCGAACCGGCCTTCCGGTACCAGCCCATCGCCTTCACCCGCCCACCCGACGACCTGGAAGCCCGCATGCACGGCCGCGTGCTGGCCATGTTCCAGGCCGGCTGGGCCGACGAGGCCGCGTGGCTGGCCGGGCAGGTCGACCCGGAAGGCCCGCCGCGCCCCACCGTGTGGCAGGCCCTCGGCTACCGGGAGGCGCTGGCCGTGGCCCGGGGCACCCTGAGCGTCCCGCAGGCCGCCGCGCAGATCACGCTCGCCACCCGGCAGTATGCCAGGAGGCAGCTGACCTTCACCCGCACGCAACTGGGCGCTCCCCTCTTAAGTTCAGATGAAGCCCGTCGGCACCTCGGCGCTGCACTGGCCCGCTAG
- a CDS encoding Hsp20/alpha crystallin family protein: protein MNEPVLARLQHLMTLREEVETLAGLGPWTPAADWCDGDTHLELHLDVPGVQPDTLELLEDGDLVTVAGQRAETARLLRHERPSGTFRRTFTFPEPVLPNTGQASLNGGVLTVKFEKRHPTINVQVNGPE from the coding sequence ATGAATGAGCCGGTGCTGGCCCGACTGCAACACCTCATGACGCTGCGCGAGGAGGTCGAGACCCTCGCGGGCCTGGGCCCCTGGACGCCCGCCGCGGACTGGTGCGACGGGGACACCCATCTGGAACTGCACCTCGACGTGCCCGGCGTGCAGCCGGACACGCTGGAACTGCTCGAGGACGGCGACCTCGTGACGGTCGCGGGCCAGCGGGCGGAAACGGCGCGGCTGCTGCGGCACGAGCGGCCCAGCGGGACGTTCCGCCGCACGTTCACGTTTCCCGAGCCGGTCCTGCCGAACACCGGGCAGGCCAGCCTGAACGGCGGGGTGCTGACCGTGAAGTTCGAGAAGCGTCACCCGACCATCAACGTGCAGGTGAACGGGCCGGAATGA
- a CDS encoding phage holin family protein, with translation MGFVLRLLVSALALYLLTRVYGGVSFAPGADVLSVVIAALVMGIVNALVRPVLLLLSLPVNVLTLGLFTLVVNGVVLWLVAAVTALDVSGFGAAIIGAVVLAVISWVLDAVVGALGLEDRK, from the coding sequence ATGGGTTTCGTTCTTCGGCTGCTGGTCAGTGCTCTGGCCCTGTACCTCCTGACCCGCGTGTACGGCGGGGTGAGTTTCGCGCCGGGCGCGGACGTGCTGAGCGTCGTCATCGCGGCCCTGGTGATGGGGATCGTGAACGCACTGGTCCGGCCGGTGCTGCTGCTGCTGTCCCTGCCGGTGAACGTGCTGACGCTGGGGCTGTTCACACTGGTCGTGAACGGCGTGGTGCTGTGGCTGGTGGCGGCCGTGACCGCACTGGACGTGTCGGGGTTCGGGGCGGCGATCATCGGCGCGGTGGTCCTGGCCGTGATCTCATGGGTGCTGGACGCCGTGGTGGGCGCGCTGGGTCTGGAGGACCGCAAGTGA
- the panC gene encoding pantoate--beta-alanine ligase — protein sequence MTVVLPQVLSSPETLRARLAGRRVTFVPTMGYLHEGHATLIRAAREAAGDGLVVVSVFVNPLQFGPNEDLSRYPRDLDRDLRVAGEAGADVVFHPDVDTMYPAGFSTRVTVDGVSEGLDGAARPGHFTGVATVVLKLLNLVRPDAALFGEKDWQQLAVIRRMVRDLNVGVEIRGVPTVRAASGLALSSRNSYLTGGQLERAAVLSRALRAVQAAFAVGERSTGALEAAGREVLAQEPDLSLDYLTVVDGDMRAREMVDNDPMNRVLVAARLFGVRLIDNMALIHPEAR from the coding sequence GTGACGGTGGTGCTGCCGCAGGTGCTGTCGTCGCCCGAGACGCTGCGGGCGCGTCTGGCGGGGCGGCGGGTGACGTTCGTGCCCACCATGGGGTACCTGCATGAGGGTCACGCGACCCTGATCCGCGCGGCGCGCGAGGCGGCCGGGGACGGCCTGGTGGTGGTCAGCGTGTTCGTGAATCCCCTGCAGTTCGGTCCGAACGAGGACCTGAGCCGCTATCCGCGTGACCTGGACCGGGATCTGCGCGTGGCGGGCGAGGCGGGCGCGGACGTGGTCTTTCACCCTGACGTGGACACGATGTACCCGGCCGGGTTCAGTACCCGCGTTACGGTGGATGGCGTCAGCGAGGGCCTGGACGGCGCGGCCCGTCCCGGGCATTTCACGGGTGTGGCGACGGTCGTGCTGAAACTGTTGAACCTCGTGCGGCCCGACGCAGCGCTGTTCGGGGAGAAGGACTGGCAGCAGCTGGCCGTGATCCGCCGCATGGTCCGCGACCTGAACGTGGGCGTCGAGATCCGCGGGGTGCCCACGGTCCGCGCGGCGTCCGGTCTGGCCCTGAGCAGCCGCAACAGTTACCTGACGGGCGGGCAGCTGGAGCGCGCGGCGGTGCTGTCCCGCGCGCTGCGGGCCGTGCAGGCAGCGTTCGCGGTGGGCGAGCGGTCCACGGGTGCCCTGGAGGCAGCCGGGCGGGAGGTGCTGGCGCAGGAGCCGGACCTGAGCCTGGACTACCTGACGGTCGTGGATGGTGACATGCGGGCGCGGGAAATGGTGGACAATGACCCCATGAACCGCGTCTTGGTGGCGGCCCGGCTGTTCGGGGTGCGTCTGATCGACAACATGGCCCTCATCCATCCGGAGGCCCGATGA
- a CDS encoding type IV pilus twitching motility protein PilT: protein MTLDELLREMVGRRASDVHLQAGSPPMGRIDGHLVPFGTQPLMPPDTMLLAQSLMNADQWDDFTYRNELDLAYSVSGLGRFRCNVFRQRGAVGMVMRIVSDTIPGFEALGLPADVMRGLADHPRGLILVTGPTGSGKSTTLASLIDHINRAYAYNIITIEDPIEILHKNKKSIVVQREVGSDTRDFRIALKYAMRQDPDVIMIGEMRDKETVEAALSAAQTGHLVVSTLHTQDAVRSVNRIIDFFPPFEREQVRLQLAESLVGIVSQRLLRRADGVGRVLALEVLQNTPLIQEYIKDEDKTPLIKDALIEDNIRGMHTFDQHLVQLYRNTLITMEEALSAATSPHELKLMVTRSGISF, encoded by the coding sequence ATGACCCTTGACGAACTGCTGCGCGAGATGGTGGGCCGCCGCGCCAGCGACGTTCACCTGCAGGCTGGCAGCCCCCCGATGGGCCGCATCGACGGGCATCTCGTGCCGTTCGGGACGCAGCCGCTGATGCCGCCCGACACGATGCTGCTGGCGCAGTCGCTGATGAACGCCGACCAGTGGGACGACTTCACGTACCGCAACGAACTGGACCTCGCGTACAGCGTGTCCGGCCTGGGCCGGTTCCGCTGCAACGTGTTCCGGCAGCGCGGCGCAGTCGGGATGGTCATGCGCATCGTGTCCGACACGATTCCTGGCTTCGAGGCGCTGGGCCTGCCTGCCGACGTCATGCGGGGGCTGGCGGACCATCCGCGCGGCCTGATTCTGGTGACGGGTCCCACGGGCTCCGGGAAGAGCACCACGCTCGCCAGCCTGATCGACCACATCAACCGCGCGTACGCGTACAACATCATCACCATCGAGGACCCGATCGAGATCCTGCACAAGAACAAGAAGAGCATCGTCGTGCAGCGCGAGGTCGGATCGGACACGCGGGACTTCCGGATCGCCCTGAAGTACGCCATGCGCCAGGATCCGGACGTGATCATGATTGGCGAGATGCGCGACAAGGAGACCGTCGAGGCCGCCCTGAGCGCCGCGCAGACCGGTCACCTGGTGGTCAGTACGTTGCACACGCAGGACGCGGTGCGCAGCGTGAACCGCATCATCGACTTTTTCCCGCCCTTCGAGCGCGAGCAGGTGCGCCTGCAACTGGCCGAATCCCTCGTCGGGATCGTCAGCCAGCGCCTGCTGCGCCGCGCCGACGGCGTGGGGCGCGTCCTGGCGCTGGAGGTGCTGCAGAACACGCCGCTGATCCAGGAGTACATCAAGGACGAGGACAAGACCCCGCTGATCAAGGACGCGCTGATCGAGGACAACATCCGCGGGATGCACACCTTCGATCAGCACCTGGTGCAGCTGTACCGCAACACGCTGATCACCATGGAGGAGGCGCTGAGTGCGGCGACCAGTCCACACGAACTGAAACTGATGGTGACCCGGAGCGGCATCAGCTTCTGA
- a CDS encoding ABC transporter ATP-binding protein: MAEVILEHINKRYGTKHHAVKDFNLHIQDREFMVFVGPSGCGKSTTLRMIAGLEDISDGILKIGDRVVNDVPPKDRDIAMVFQNYALYPHMNVYENMAFGLKLRKTPKEEIDKRVRDAAKILQIEHLLGRKPKELSGGQRQRVAMGRAIVREPKVFLMDEPLSNLDAKLRVEMRSQISQLHRRLGATIVYVTHDQVEAMTLGNRIVVMRDGVIMQVDTPMNLYDFPQNKFVAGFIGSPSMNFLTGRVQNGEFMVGENRVSPMGRLAQSLKAYEGKDVLMGIRPEHLGMVGMTDIPRGSNVLRGQVVVVEPLGAQTDLIIDVAGQHITAKVEGQANVLPGDSVDLLVDQTRLHAFDPSSEAAVDRGTPSGTRGQADTPGLGYEYAAAATTY; the protein is encoded by the coding sequence ATGGCAGAAGTGATTCTGGAGCACATCAACAAGCGGTACGGCACGAAGCACCACGCGGTGAAGGACTTCAACCTGCACATCCAGGACCGCGAATTCATGGTGTTCGTCGGGCCGTCCGGCTGCGGGAAGTCCACGACGCTGCGTATGATCGCGGGTCTGGAGGACATCAGCGACGGCATCCTGAAGATCGGGGACCGCGTCGTGAACGACGTGCCGCCCAAGGACCGCGACATCGCGATGGTCTTCCAGAACTACGCGCTGTACCCGCACATGAACGTGTACGAGAACATGGCCTTCGGCCTGAAGCTCCGCAAGACCCCCAAGGAGGAGATCGACAAGCGCGTGCGTGACGCCGCGAAGATCCTCCAGATCGAGCACCTGCTGGGCCGCAAGCCCAAGGAACTGTCCGGCGGTCAGCGTCAGCGCGTCGCGATGGGCCGCGCGATCGTCCGCGAGCCGAAGGTGTTCCTCATGGACGAGCCGCTCTCGAACCTGGACGCCAAGCTGCGCGTCGAGATGCGCTCGCAGATCAGCCAGCTGCACCGCCGCCTGGGCGCGACCATCGTGTACGTGACCCACGACCAGGTGGAGGCCATGACGCTGGGCAACCGGATCGTCGTCATGCGCGACGGCGTGATCATGCAGGTGGACACCCCCATGAACCTGTACGACTTCCCGCAGAACAAGTTCGTGGCGGGCTTCATCGGCAGCCCCAGCATGAACTTCCTGACGGGCCGCGTGCAGAACGGCGAATTCATGGTCGGTGAGAACCGCGTGTCCCCCATGGGCCGCCTCGCGCAGAGCCTCAAGGCCTACGAGGGCAAGGACGTCCTGATGGGCATCCGTCCCGAGCACCTGGGTATGGTCGGCATGACCGATATTCCCCGTGGTTCGAACGTCCTGCGCGGACAGGTCGTCGTGGTGGAACCCCTGGGTGCCCAGACGGACCTGATCATCGACGTGGCCGGGCAGCACATCACCGCGAAGGTCGAGGGTCAGGCGAATGTCCTGCCGGGCGACAGCGTGGACCTGCTGGTCGATCAGACCCGCCTGCACGCCTTCGATCCCAGCAGCGAGGCCGCCGTGGACCGCGGCACGCCCTCCGGTACGCGCGGTCAGGCCGATACCCCCGGCCTGGGCTACGAGTACGCTGCGGCCGCCACGACCTACTGA
- a CDS encoding ABC transporter substrate-binding protein: MKKVVLTLAALTLLTTAHARTWAEIKQSGTIKIATEGAFPPFNVMKGKVLTGFEVDLANALAKQLGLKVQWVTQPFDNLLIGLGQDRYDFVIASHGITPERQKAVDFTNPHYCTGGAIVTKPGGPMTAAALKGKTVAVQVGTTYLENARKVPGIKDVKTFPKDTDAQAALMAGRVDAWVGDKFTGLDLVKAQKGKVMQGDLLFKEQIAMAVKKGNSSLLKELNSALAKALNSGTYAKLSSQYFGTDVRCK; encoded by the coding sequence ATGAAGAAAGTTGTCCTGACCCTCGCGGCCCTGACCCTGCTCACCACCGCTCACGCCCGCACCTGGGCGGAGATCAAGCAGTCCGGGACCATCAAGATCGCCACCGAGGGCGCGTTCCCTCCGTTCAACGTGATGAAGGGCAAGGTCCTGACGGGCTTCGAGGTGGACCTCGCCAACGCCCTGGCCAAGCAGCTGGGCCTGAAGGTCCAGTGGGTCACGCAGCCTTTCGACAACCTGCTGATCGGCCTGGGGCAGGACCGCTACGACTTCGTGATCGCCAGCCACGGCATCACGCCCGAGCGCCAGAAGGCCGTGGACTTCACGAACCCCCACTACTGCACGGGGGGCGCGATCGTCACCAAACCCGGTGGCCCCATGACCGCCGCCGCGCTGAAGGGCAAGACGGTGGCCGTGCAGGTCGGCACCACGTACCTGGAGAACGCCCGCAAGGTGCCCGGCATCAAGGACGTCAAGACGTTCCCCAAGGACACCGACGCGCAGGCCGCCCTCATGGCGGGCCGCGTGGACGCCTGGGTGGGCGACAAGTTCACCGGCCTGGACCTCGTGAAGGCGCAGAAGGGCAAGGTCATGCAGGGTGATCTCCTGTTCAAGGAGCAGATCGCCATGGCCGTGAAGAAGGGCAACTCCAGCCTGCTGAAGGAACTGAACTCCGCTCTGGCCAAGGCACTGAACAGCGGCACCTACGCGAAGCTGAGCAGCCAGTACTTCGGTACGGACGTCCGCTGCAAGTAA
- a CDS encoding amino acid ABC transporter permease, with amino-acid sequence MTAKSVPPRASQPLGLGALLLWLGGAAAAFLALFWLITVILRQMPEPIGPRADLFVDGARMTLQLTLVAGVIGLIVGTVAGIQKTSALWWVRAPASVFIWLVRGTPLLVQILFVYNALPPILKSIGIDVQLNEFWSAVIALALNVGAYNAEVIRAGILAVPRGQTEAARSLGLSGPKTMTTVVLPQALRIVVPPLVNNLVALLKDSSLASTIALLELSLAGSRVSSETFMPIPVLTTIAAVYLALTTVMTFFTDQLERRLKIASR; translated from the coding sequence ATGACCGCCAAGTCTGTTCCTCCGCGCGCCTCGCAGCCCCTCGGGTTGGGTGCACTGCTGCTGTGGCTGGGTGGCGCAGCGGCCGCGTTCCTGGCGCTGTTCTGGCTGATCACCGTGATCCTGCGCCAGATGCCCGAACCGATCGGCCCCCGCGCCGACCTGTTCGTAGACGGAGCGCGGATGACCCTGCAACTGACCCTGGTGGCGGGCGTGATCGGCCTGATCGTGGGGACCGTGGCGGGCATCCAGAAGACCAGTGCGCTGTGGTGGGTGCGCGCCCCGGCCAGCGTGTTCATCTGGCTGGTGCGCGGCACGCCGCTGCTGGTGCAGATCCTGTTCGTGTACAACGCCCTGCCGCCCATCCTGAAGAGCATCGGCATTGACGTGCAGCTGAACGAGTTCTGGTCGGCCGTGATCGCGCTGGCCCTGAACGTCGGCGCGTACAACGCGGAGGTGATCCGCGCGGGCATCCTGGCGGTGCCGCGTGGGCAGACCGAGGCGGCGCGCAGTCTGGGCCTCAGCGGGCCGAAGACGATGACGACCGTGGTCCTGCCGCAGGCGCTGCGGATCGTGGTGCCGCCGCTGGTGAACAACCTCGTGGCGCTGCTGAAGGACTCCTCGCTGGCCAGCACCATCGCGCTGCTGGAACTGTCCCTGGCGGGCTCGCGCGTCAGCAGTGAGACGTTCATGCCCATCCCGGTGCTGACGACCATCGCGGCCGTTTACCTGGCGCTGACGACCGTGATGACGTTCTTCACGGATCAGCTGGAACGCCGCCTGAAGATCGCCTCGCGCTGA
- the ilvC gene encoding ketol-acid reductoisomerase: protein MAAKMYYDRDVSTAPIENKLIAIIGYGSQAHAHAQNLRDSGFNVVVGLRDGSASRAKAEQAGLRVASIEDATKEADVIMLLIPDEQQPKTYEQSIAPHLSAGKALAFGHGFNVHFGRITPPTDVDVFLVAPKGPGHMLRRVYADGAGMPGIFAVQQDATGHARDIALAYANGIGCTRAGVLETTFKEETETDLFGEQSVLCGGVTHLIQAGFETLVEAGYQPEIAYFETLHEVKLIVDLIYEKGFEGMRHSISNTAEFGDYVTGPRVVTAETKAEMGRVLSDIQTGKFAERFIADAEAGFPFMEEQRGKMRDHTLEVVGKELRDKMPFINKKALEV from the coding sequence ATGGCTGCAAAAATGTACTACGACCGCGACGTGAGCACCGCCCCCATCGAGAACAAGCTGATCGCCATCATCGGCTACGGCAGCCAGGCGCACGCCCACGCGCAGAACCTGCGGGACAGCGGCTTCAACGTCGTCGTCGGCCTGCGTGACGGCAGCGCCAGCCGCGCCAAGGCCGAACAGGCCGGCCTGCGCGTCGCCAGCATCGAGGACGCCACCAAAGAAGCCGACGTGATCATGCTCCTGATCCCCGACGAGCAGCAGCCCAAAACGTACGAGCAGAGCATCGCCCCGCACCTCAGCGCCGGGAAGGCCCTGGCGTTCGGGCACGGCTTCAACGTGCACTTCGGCCGCATCACGCCCCCCACCGACGTGGACGTGTTCCTCGTGGCGCCCAAAGGCCCCGGCCACATGCTGCGCCGCGTCTACGCCGACGGTGCAGGCATGCCCGGCATCTTCGCCGTGCAGCAGGACGCCACCGGCCACGCCCGCGACATCGCCCTGGCGTACGCGAACGGCATCGGCTGCACCCGCGCCGGCGTGCTCGAAACCACCTTCAAGGAAGAGACCGAGACCGACCTGTTCGGCGAGCAGAGCGTCCTGTGCGGCGGCGTCACCCACTTGATCCAGGCGGGCTTCGAGACCCTCGTGGAAGCCGGGTACCAGCCCGAGATCGCGTACTTCGAGACCCTGCACGAGGTCAAGCTGATCGTCGACCTGATCTACGAGAAGGGCTTCGAAGGCATGCGCCACAGCATCAGCAACACCGCCGAGTTCGGCGACTACGTCACCGGCCCCCGCGTCGTGACCGCCGAGACGAAAGCCGAGATGGGCCGCGTCCTGAGTGACATCCAGACCGGCAAGTTCGCCGAGCGTTTCATCGCCGACGCCGAGGCCGGCTTCCCCTTCATGGAGGAGCAGCGCGGCAAGATGCGCGACCACACCCTGGAAGTCGTTGGGAAGGAACTGCGCGACAAGATGCCCTTCATCAACAAGAAGGCGCTGGAAGTTTAA
- the ilvN gene encoding acetolactate synthase small subunit, translating to MTEVRDHLLSILVRDEPRVLTRITALFGRRGYNIKSLSVGSTEHPGVSRMTIVVSGDRGVVEQAIRQLEKLHDVIKIIDHSLEKYVDRELVLVKVAITPESRVEVRQIAEDFRSRIVDVGRHALTFEVTGDEGKITAFIEQMRPFGILETMRTGRIALTRGSNADIPAHVYHEGETQALQPTLEVQPREERARHVPNLF from the coding sequence ATGACCGAAGTCCGAGACCACCTGCTGTCCATCCTGGTGCGCGACGAACCTCGCGTCCTGACCCGCATCACCGCCCTGTTCGGCCGCCGCGGCTACAACATCAAGAGCCTCAGCGTGGGCAGCACCGAACACCCCGGCGTGTCCCGCATGACCATCGTCGTCAGCGGCGACCGCGGCGTCGTCGAACAGGCCATCCGCCAGCTGGAGAAACTCCACGACGTCATCAAGATCATCGACCACAGCCTCGAGAAGTACGTGGACCGCGAACTGGTCCTCGTGAAGGTCGCCATCACCCCCGAGAGCCGCGTCGAGGTCCGCCAGATCGCCGAGGACTTCCGCAGCCGCATCGTGGACGTCGGCCGCCACGCCCTCACCTTCGAAGTCACCGGCGACGAGGGCAAGATCACCGCGTTCATCGAACAGATGCGCCCCTTCGGCATCCTGGAAACCATGCGCACCGGCCGCATCGCCCTGACCCGAGGCAGCAACGCCGACATCCCCGCCCACGTCTACCACGAGGGCGAAACGCAGGCCCTGCAACCCACCCTGGAAGTCCAGCCGCGCGAGGAACGCGCCCGCCACGTCCCCAACCTGTTCTAG